In the Gemmatimonadota bacterium genome, one interval contains:
- a CDS encoding DedA family protein, which yields MEEVLRTLIGLPPILIYLVIGGGAAVENVIPPIPADTFVLFGAFLAAAGRADPWIVFLCTWFPNIASALAVYALAGRYGHSFFRTPVGHWLLHPHQLEQIGRFYERWGVLAIFFSRFLPAFRAMVPVFAGVAHIPVWRIALPLVTASGLWYGGLVYVGAQAGRHWQDIAASFEQASDVLLWVALVLLLALLFWWRVTRRAAKKHG from the coding sequence GTGGAAGAAGTGCTGCGCACGTTGATCGGTCTGCCGCCTATCCTCATCTACCTCGTGATTGGCGGCGGCGCCGCGGTAGAGAACGTGATCCCGCCCATTCCGGCGGACACTTTCGTGCTGTTCGGCGCTTTTCTGGCCGCGGCCGGGCGGGCGGACCCGTGGATCGTCTTCCTCTGCACTTGGTTCCCCAACATCGCCTCCGCGCTGGCGGTCTACGCGCTGGCCGGCCGGTACGGCCACTCGTTCTTCCGCACGCCCGTGGGGCACTGGCTGCTGCACCCTCATCAGCTCGAGCAGATCGGGCGCTTCTACGAGCGCTGGGGGGTGCTCGCCATCTTCTTCAGTCGCTTCCTGCCGGCGTTCCGGGCTATGGTGCCCGTCTTTGCCGGAGTCGCCCACATCCCCGTCTGGCGTATCGCGCTGCCGCTGGTGACAGCTTCCGGGCTATGGTACGGCGGCCTGGTGTATGTGGGCGCGCAGGCGGGGAGGCATTGGCAGGATATCGCGGCGTCGTTCGAGCAGGCGAGCGATGTGCTCCTCTGGGTCGCGCTGGTGCTGCTGCTGGCACTACTCTTCTGGTGGCGTGTGACGCGGCGGGCGGCGAAGAAACACGGCTAG